The Vidua macroura isolate BioBank_ID:100142 chromosome 11, ASM2450914v1, whole genome shotgun sequence genome includes a region encoding these proteins:
- the GINS3 gene encoding DNA replication complex GINS protein PSF3 isoform X1, translating to MSEAYFPVGPGLGMEENFLSLDDILMSQEKLPGRAESALPRLAVLMGQGGGSAESVPEGSKLEIPLWLAKGLHDSKRRIISVELPKIYKEAWRTVFSADANVVDLHKMGPYYYGFGSQLLNFENPENPEIAQTILQTFIARFRRIMDSSQNAYNEDTSALVARLDELERALFQVGQKGLNDFQCWEKGQASQITASSLVQNYGKRKLTEVDG from the exons ATGTCCGAGGCGTATTTCCCCGTGGGCCCCGGGCTGGGCATGGAGGAGAATTTCCTCTCGCTGGACGATATCCTGATGTCGCAGGAGAAGCTGCCGGGCCGCGCTGAGAGCGCGCTGCCGCGCCTGGCCGTGTTGATGGGGCagggcggcggcagcgccgagTCCGTCCCGGAG GGATCAAAGCTGGAAATCCCCCTGTGGCTTGCTAAAGGGCTGCACGACAGCAAAAGGAGAATCATCTCTGTGGAACTGCCAAAGATTTACAAGGAAGCCTGGAGGACGGTGTTCAGTGCTGATGCCAATGTGGTTGATCTGCATAAAATGGGGCCCTACTACTACGGATTTGGCTCACAGCTCCTGAATTTTGAGAATCCAGAGAATCCTGAGATAGCTCAGACTATCCTGCAG ACGTTCATTGCCCGTTTCCGCCGCATCATGGACTCCTCTCAGAACGCCTACAACGAGGACACGTCTGCGCTGGTGGCTCGGCTGGATGAGCTGGAACGGGCTCTCTTTCAAGTGGGTCAGAAAGGGCTGAATGACTTCcagtgctgggaaaagggaCAGGCTTCTCAAATCACAGCTTCCAGTCTGGTGCAGAACTATGGGAAAAGAAAGCTCACAGAAGTGGATGGTTAA
- the GINS3 gene encoding DNA replication complex GINS protein PSF3 isoform X2 has product MEHPQLLWVPVPGPRHPHSEEFPAKPNPSGSKLEIPLWLAKGLHDSKRRIISVELPKIYKEAWRTVFSADANVVDLHKMGPYYYGFGSQLLNFENPENPEIAQTILQTFIARFRRIMDSSQNAYNEDTSALVARLDELERALFQVGQKGLNDFQCWEKGQASQITASSLVQNYGKRKLTEVDG; this is encoded by the exons atggagcatccacagctgctctgggtacctgtgccagggcctcgcCACCCTCACAGCGAGGAATTCCCCGCAAAACCCAATCCCAGT GGATCAAAGCTGGAAATCCCCCTGTGGCTTGCTAAAGGGCTGCACGACAGCAAAAGGAGAATCATCTCTGTGGAACTGCCAAAGATTTACAAGGAAGCCTGGAGGACGGTGTTCAGTGCTGATGCCAATGTGGTTGATCTGCATAAAATGGGGCCCTACTACTACGGATTTGGCTCACAGCTCCTGAATTTTGAGAATCCAGAGAATCCTGAGATAGCTCAGACTATCCTGCAG ACGTTCATTGCCCGTTTCCGCCGCATCATGGACTCCTCTCAGAACGCCTACAACGAGGACACGTCTGCGCTGGTGGCTCGGCTGGATGAGCTGGAACGGGCTCTCTTTCAAGTGGGTCAGAAAGGGCTGAATGACTTCcagtgctgggaaaagggaCAGGCTTCTCAAATCACAGCTTCCAGTCTGGTGCAGAACTATGGGAAAAGAAAGCTCACAGAAGTGGATGGTTAA